The Castanea sativa cultivar Marrone di Chiusa Pesio chromosome 4, ASM4071231v1 sequence AAGCTCCAATAGGTTAAAGTACTGCTCTTTAGACCTACAATAGAAGCAGTCTTTCTATATTAACATACTATCATCTATAAAAATGTTGCAGATTAAGGCCTGCGCATTGAATTCATAAACATACCTCTCAAATTTTCCAGGGAAAAAGTATAGTGCAATATCATTAACAGTAGGGCAGACATTTTGAAAGACATCCACCCAAATATTGCAACAAGGAAGAAATGTACAAAGGAGCACTCCAGGCATGCGTTTTGAAATCTCGAACACTTTAGGATGTACAGTGACCGGAAGATAAGCCAGAAATCCATCATAGAATTCACTACGAGAAACCATGTCAAGGATCTCAAAGCTTCCACTAGCAAAGGAGAATCAAAATCATTAGAAAAGCAATGTCACTTAGATATGTATGACTTTAATATGTTCTAGTTGAGATATAGGGAATTTAAGtgccacaatatatatatatatatatatgtatgtatgtatgtatgtatgtatgtattagaTTGTTAGAAGCATacaatttaaaagaattttgtGAACTTTAAGAAGAAATAGCACTTATGTTGAATTACCTACATGCCATAAATAATTTGCGAGTGTTTTTTCCCAAGTATGGATTGttaataatggttaaatgattataTTCCCTATTTCCTGACAACTTAAGCTTTTAGGATTAGTGTTAGCTTATAATGGTATTAGAATAAGTAATTCTGAGTTCAAACCCAATCTCCACTCTAgctcacatttaaaaaaaaattaaaattaaaattccacGTGTTAGGCCCTCTATTTGAGGAGCAGTATGGGCCCCCACATGAGAGGGAGtgttaaaataatggttaagtgattaaatttgccttctcctaatagcttaaacttttggcaCTATTGGTAGTTTATTATGGTCGGGTTTTttatttggataatttgatagttacattGAAGGGTGGGATTTAAACCTGAACGTCTCCAATGGAAACACTAGGAGGTGTCatttgagctacaaggctctagGCAATTTACTATGGTAGAAAtatgaaacaaaagaaaactcaaGTAAAAATAGCAACATATTGTAAGATTATACCAGGGTTGAAAGAAACAATCGCCtagagtaatatatatatatatatatatatatatatatatatatatatatatatatatatatatatatatatgataggtAATATTAGAGTATTTAgtaaaatattgaaataataataaaacacaaAGCCCCATTGTCCAGCAATGGGTGTGTTGGGCCACTTTGCTCACTCAAGCTCTTTTATAATACATTGGTAAGATAAGAAAGATTGAAAGACAGATGATTTATGAGGACATTAACAAGATAAAGGAGAAAGGAGAAAACATTGGTTGATGGGGGAGTTCGAAAATTGTCATGGATTCCTCAAAACAGTATTAGTTCAGCACACAAGTTGGTACTCAGAACGTGTAGAGTAGATACACATGCACTTTTCTTTTACattgaaaatttaatcattaGCCAGTATGGAATTCCCCACTTATATAGTTGGTAACTACCATTACACATTTCGTTGTTTTGAATCTTgtttttttaaacccaaatgCATTTCTCAATAAACAGATGAGTTTGAGACATCATGAAAGAAAACATCACTCACCACCAGGTAGCATCTAAAGCAGGATAATTTGGAAGAAATTTCTCAATTTTGGGCAAAAAATTCAGAAGATCACTCTCAGCTTCCTCAGGTTTAGCAGTGCCATGGAAGATACCTCCTAACATATGCATTTTTCAATTAGTATATGAAACCAAATAGGCAaagtataatattattaataggtTTGTACAAACAtgtaaaattcagaaaaggccGAAGAATTTTCCTTGCCTGTACATATGGGTAGAGCATGAAATGGCTCTTCCTTGCAGACCAGGGAAAACTGCTCACACATGGGTCCATTCTTATATGCAGCAGGAGCTGTTTTATctgaaagaaaaattgataagCACCCAAATTGTTTCCATGAGGTAGATACATCTACACTTTCAGCACATATATGTCATAAAGGAGCATGAATCTGGCACATATTCCATGTGAGTCAAATGTTAACAGTAATTAGTTGGGCGGCTCAGCTGGGTGCAGTTGACACAAAGGAAAGTCATAAATACCTTCTGCTTTATTAAATAACAACTACTGTCCCTTGTTAGActtataattgaaattgaaatatagGCAATATGCCCTGGGaaaaaagaatttatattttacagCAGGATCAAATCATATGCATATGCCAGATGTTTGAGACCTACTGGACACTCTACCTTTATGTTCAGATGTTTGAGACTTTTGTTCCTGAGAGACTGAATTGATGTCTACACTGCCACATACAGGAGGCTTGGAGTGTCCAGTAGGTCTAGAACTCTGATGCTCATTCACATTCTGCCCAGAAATTTTCAGAGATGAAGTTTTAAACTTGGATATTGTTGCCATGCTATCTGATTGAGCAGAACTAGAGCCCAAATCACTTGGTGAATACAATTCTACCATTTGGGCTCCTGACTTTTGTTCCTGAGTGACTGAATTGGTGTCTACAACGCCCTCTACAGGAGGCTTGGAGTGTCCAGCAGGGCTAGATCCCCGAAGCTCATTCACATTCTGCCCAGAAAATTTCagagataaaattttatacttgGATGTTGTTGCCATGGTATCTGAATGGGCATAACTAGAGCCCAAGTTACTTGGTAAATATGATTCCTTCAATCGGGCTCCAGACAACATTTTAACAGCTTCTTCAGGAGGAATAAACTTCACTCTGGAAGTTCCAATACGCAACTGCTTTTTAAGAGGACCTGTTTTCCTTGAATTCTTAGGAATCCTGCTATGACTCACAGATTGCAGAAAGTCACAGTTGGATATCCTGGATTTCTTTGAGTTTAAAGCCTCAGGAAAGTGTTTCTTCATGGTAACTATTGGAGAAACTATGTCTTTGCTTGACAGACAGGCATCACAAAACCAAATTTCTGGAACAATGTGGAGCAGAACTCGCGTGCAGTAGCTGAAGAAAGAGTTCTATACCGTCATTTTTCAGAGCAAGTATCAACATCAATTATgcaatacaaaaaccaaaaagtttagGAAGCAAAGATGTTAATTAGATCATTGTTTAGTAAGTTTCCATTAGAGGTTGTAAGTTCTAATCATTTCTTTCTGGTTTCTAATGTTTTGGCAGCAATGCTGCTTGGTTTTGAATTGATTGAGTACTAGCTTCTGTGTTAGAGGGTGGATGTAGCTAGTGTCTGCAGCTTGCTGCTTGTAATCTGGTAGTGTTGTTCTTGGTTTTTTGAATGAAatcttattcataaaaaaaaaagaacgtaaacaaagaaaaaatggagCTGATAATATAATGTAAGtgcaagaacaagaacaaaagGTAAAGGATATAAACTACCACGTCCAGGAACCTTTCAACACAATCTTTGATAGTGAAAGATATAGATACAGACAAAATGGAAAGTTCAAGAATTTAGATAGAAACCACAACTCATTCAAACCATGTGAGCAAATAAGGTAGGTCCATCCTTAGAAAGGAAACAAGGATCTGAACAAAGAATACAATAACAACACATACACACGTTCATGCTTGCACAAGTGTGCACATGTGCACACAGACACACGCAAGGAATTGGAGTGGGTGAGAGGAAAGAATTAATCATACATATGTTCATGGGCTAATTTGCAGTGAGAGCAAGTAACGAGAGTTTCTGCATAACCTACATGTCCACATATATCACAAGGTTCACCCTGCAAATGAAAAGATTGCATTAAGACTATAAATTTGGTTATAACTCTATAgatattagaattaatttagCGTGTATCAGCTGGTAGCATCCAATTCAAATCATTTTGACAAACATAATACATTAAATTTGGTCTAGCCATCTGCTCATGGTGATGTAAGACTCTATAGGGTTCAACCGAAGATGTATTTCACTAGTTCATTGTTTGAATGGTCCCGTGTTTCAGGTCCTAGGGATATTCATTTTATTGTAGATTTTATTGATTCTCTCATTTTGATTCTAATCactaatttttgtaattcattAGGCTAACTTATGTACACACCATGTGGAAATGAGGAAGTTCCTCTTCATTAAAAAAGACCTTATTACTTATCACAAAAAATGGTGGAAACAAAATTCAAGCTATAAAGCTTTTAGTACTAATGTTGTCCTAAAGTGATCAAGGACAAATGAAGATCAAGCAACAAATTAACTATGACAATTCAAGCTGGCTCATTAAAATGACCTCAACATATTTTGTAACATTAGTCTCAaatactctctctctaaatatcAATGCTAAACAGAACCCTTTGGCACCATTCTGCGTATAGCTCACTCTGCCCTAGTGTTCATCCAGTTGAACTCTCTTCAGATAATTAATCATGAAGATATGAAGTGCAGTAGTGTGGTAAAATGTAAGGCAATAGATGTTTCCTATGAATGTTGCAAGACAGAACCTTATAGCTACAGCCTACAGCCTACAGCAGCAACCATGGCAAATTCACAATAGAATCATATTTGGATGGGACATGGGCAGTATATCTTCAAAGGGTTTCTATATACAAGTACTGTTAAGAAATTAATAAGATCATGTCATCCGGTAAAGACAAGCAAAAGACATATCATGAATGACTAGAACAAACCTATGTCACttctaaaacataaattaaaacttGGGTTTGTTTTCTTCCATTGGAACAtgcaaaaggaaaacaaattccACATAACGATTGTCAATATGTTTAACTATCCAAATTGAATTAATAATGAACTAACACCTCCCGGTGTTTCACATCCAGATTCGAATCCCTCCTCTCCTGATTATCATTTTACTTGTAAATAGAAATGGGTTAGCATCTAACGCTAAAATAGTGACTTTCATAGGCATTATATCGAAATCTTCAAATTGTTACTTGGCAAAAACTTTTTTTGGATCTTGTTGagtgtgaaagaaaaaaaaaatgcttataaactctcaaaacaaaagaaagctaCACTAGCTTGcagcatttttccttttctttaacactcttttattttaagttttcaaaaccAAGCACCGAAGAGCAAAATGTATAGTCAAATTAGAAAGATTTTCAACCCAAACTTAAGACTCTAGCACAGCAAATGGCGTGTGTTCATCAGCTTAGTAAACAGAGAATAGAATATTAGTAAATAGGaaatactctctctcacacgcaCACATACAAAAAATCCCATAAACAAGAAATTTGATGggcaaaaataattaaataagaaagaaattatcaatcaattttcacCCATTTCCACTTGAACCTAGAAAAGTTAcacccaaaaagaagagaaaaccatatatatatatatatatatatatatttgttgatgGAAAAGTTGcaataaataatcaaaataagtGGTTGGACCAGTacccaataaaagaaaaaaaaaaacacagcacAAAGTGACgctcaaaaataaataagaagaagaaagaaaaaaaaaaaataaataccttGAAGCAGACAAAGAAGAAAGCACTAAATGCCAAGAATGGTGAATGATTGCTGATGAAAGAGAAGAATAAAAGTTAGGGTTTTTACCAGGTGGGTCTTTCTTGGAGCTTGCATTTTGGGCAGTGATTTAACAATGTAACAGTATTCTTGCTTTAGTTCCTTATTGCGTGGTCGTCAAGTATCTCAGTATCTGGGAGTTGGAGTTTGACTGGTAGAGACTACAAGACCCAGGGAAGAAGAGAAATGtcaaacacaatattttttcaacaaattttatgtctTCTCAGTTACTAGTTGtcattagtttttatttacATCCATATCTTATGTTACTTTATTGTCAGCCATTTACAATTCGCTACCTCAACTATTATATATTATTGCAAAAATTTTGTgacaaaatagtttttttattttatttaaggtCCGATtctaataataactttttattattaaattaagatactaattaatttttagtatatacaaatattaaatctcaaatctcttctacaatcatcaaaatttttactaattgaattatttgaaaCTTACATGTTTAAGTTAAGTGGCTCGAGGCTTGTTGAAAGAAGAAAAGCTTCAGATtctataattataattatgatgttttatttttgtcgACAATGTTACTGCTTACAAAGTAtgaacaaccaaaaaaaaaagaaagaagaccaATTTcacacccttttttttaataaagcctTTTGTCAAGGAGCGTGAAGTGCAACCATTCAAAAAGGAATCTATTAATAGGTCCCATAGCCACTGCATTGAGAAAAATAACAAGAAGCTAATAAACAATGTCCATTTCACCTGAATTTGCTCAACTCGCTAAaaataagttagtttttttttttttgagggaataaaaataagttagtttattacaataaaaattttaactttaatCAATGCAATTAGacttcttaaatatatatatatatatatatatgatagattATGATTAACACAATATCACCTTCGTTACTTTTATCATACACtaataataacttgttataTTATGATGAATACAATATCACTCTCATTACTTTAATCATACACTTATCACAACTTGTtatcttatataatttttttttaaatgtcacctcaataattttttttaaatgtgaaatttattatgcatatattttttttttaaaaaaattaaggataatATGTGTGCTCCACAATCTACATGCTTTTTGTGAGTAGCCAAATGACATATTTTGTATGCAATGGGAAATTATACACATCCCATAAAATATTAGGTGCTCAAAGAGTTCTTAACACCAACATTGTTGATTCAATTCAGTTTAGGTCGAAATGACTGAAAATTTTTGAACCAATCAGCTACTCGGTACAAATCACCTATATGTTCTAGATTGACAATATGTTGAATGATTGGACGATGTAACATGAATGTATGTCActatagtctagaagaccagttTCACCATGCAAGGTCggtgcctaacactttcccATTTTATAATATAGCCTCCGAGCTTAGATCAATGATTAGAAGATCGAATACTtattcatgtaattttcaatctttagattgtaactaggaaacaaagtcatgtactttatcttagattatATCTAAGAGCAAAATCATTCACATGGATTTGGCCCATACCAATCAATTCAAAATGGTCGAGGGGTGTGGTCTCTCACAAACACACCTTaggaatttttctaagtgttgaaaacacatttatgaatgaagtttACTAACATAACAATAATCTTTAACATTTGTTCTTGCTATTTGTTCTTCTACATGAACATGaccatctttgtttttttaaatccttCTTATAGTCATTTTTTCAAACACGTGGAAACATATATAGAAATGTGTCAAGGATGTTTTTGCGACAAGGGCAAAAAATGCGAGAATGACCCAAGTCTCCCATTGGGTTCTTTAAAAGTGATTATTTGGGGAGAGTCAATCCAaaaattccaaatgtataatgaacaaaaggCTAATGATGCTTTAacaagagagaaatcaaaatgtCATAAttgaaatacaagaaaatgcaaaaaagtACACAAGTTCAAAATTTTGACCTACAGTTAGCGAGAAGAGGAAACTGAGAGaagttgtgaggaagagagggaatgTTCCCCTGTAACCATATTTTCACCCTTAAGCTTCAGAATTGTGAGAGTGTTGGCTGGTTGAATGGGCTTTTGGTCTCAAGTTTTAGCTCTATGGGGAAAACATATTTGGTTCATTTTGAATCTGATTGAGGCCTTTTATCGAGTTTGGGGTACTCTAAGTAATTGGTTTTTGGTCAATAGAAGAGACTTTGAACCCCAAGGTCTCAATCAAAGAGGTTATGGTTAGATTTTCTCTAATTGAGTAAGAGGGTTGGCTTGCTTTTTGCATAATTTGGGAAATGGAGTGACCTAAATTCATGAACTGATGTTTCCTCGACATGGCGGGCCCTTGGAGTCTACATTTGGTTGTTGCAGTAGACAAGGCTAGCCACTAGGGTCAGCTATATGTTTTAGGCAAAAAAATAGAGCAGAAAAGTTGGGTCACAGTCAACTAGAGCATGAAAACTCTTTTGGGATGGAAATTTCGGGTACAAGACCTCCTTTATGAGCCAGAGGTGCTATCAGTGTCCCTTGCCCACTTGGTTGCACGCATGGGCTAGTTTTATCCAAGAGGTCCAAAAGGAACCAACCCATACCCTCCAAGCCACACTTTCTCAATTTCCCCCAATATGTCGCATGGGCTTGAGCcatgcttaaaataataaaataaaatataattcataAATGGAGCCCATAAGAAAGTCGGTCATGGTTGAATCGGGTTTGTAAAGAATGTGTCGTGAAAATGTGTATCAACAAAATGCAAATATTGAATTACCTTTAGCATCAAAACAGAGAGCAAACGGTTTTGCTTGGCAACAATTCATTGTAAAAGAgacataatttaaataaataaataaacacacacacacacacacaatacttttcaatatataaaataagctTGACATACCATATGGTTTTAAGAAGTAGAATGATATCCCCTCTCAAGAATATAGGCTAGCTTCTCTGAAATTAGCTCTTTTTATGGCatgagataaatttaaaatcattCATCTTCTGGTTAAGAGAGACAAAGGACGTCTAACAGTTCATATATCATCTTTTTGATTTTATAGGGGTGGTGGCAACTAAATATGTATGAAATGTTTGGGTTCAATGAGAAGAGGAAGAGACAAGAAAGgaggagagatagagagagagagagagagagagagagagcctgaGGCATTAAAGAGCTTACATGGGAAATTAAAAACAATGGAGAAAGG is a genomic window containing:
- the LOC142632302 gene encoding uncharacterized protein LOC142632302, whose amino-acid sequence is MKKHFPEALNSKKSRISNCDFLQSVSHSRIPKNSRKTGPLKKQLRIGTSRVKFIPPEEAVKMLSGARLKESYLPSNLGSSYAHSDTMATTSKYKILSLKFSGQNVNELRGSSPAGHSKPPVEGVVDTNSVTQEQKSGAQMVELYSPSDLGSSSAQSDSMATISKFKTSSLKISGQNVNEHQSSRPTGHSKPPVCGSVDINSVSQEQKSQTSEHKDKTAPAAYKNGPMCEQFSLVCKEEPFHALPICTGGIFHGTAKPEEAESDLLNFLPKIEKFLPNYPALDATWCGSFEILDMVSRSEFYDGFLAYLPVTVHPKVFEISKRMPGVLLCTFLPCCNIWVDVFQNVCPTVNDIALYFFPGKFERSKEQYFNLLELVEMQDLVLRSSVNDVELLIFSSKRLHLDSCVLEVRSFLWGIFRPLEGNLAIPALPFHDMIFPAFGQSSDVEMKLVKRKFSEVKMEPFDGPDVLPGFCKHAAGDTARDMMLSNSSNSVDASIKGPYPPSACSLRMH